The Candidatus Angelobacter sp. DNA window AACGGCCATCGTTACGCGCCGCCGCCCCGGCCCGTGGTGGTGGTCTGCCTCGATGGTTCCGCGGACGAATACCTCGACGCGGCCATCGCGCGCGGTCGGATGCCGGTTCTCCAGCGCATCAGCGTGAGCGGTCACCGCGGACTGGCGCGCAGCGCCATGCCGTCGTTTACCAACGTCAACAACGCTTCCATCGTCACCGGCGTGCCGCCGTCGGTCCACGGCATCGGCGGAAACTTTTTTTACGACATGGCGAGCGGTCAGGAGGTGATGATGAATTCAGCGAAGTTTTTGCGTTGCGAGACGATTTTCCCGGCCGCCGCGCGCGCGGGACGCCGGGTGGCGGTGGTGACCGCCAAGGAAAAGTTGCGCGATATCTTTGCCAGTGGGCTCGTCGAGAAGGGCGGCGTCGCATTCTCTTCGGAAAAGGCCGGTCAGGCGAAGAAAGACATGCATGGTATCACCGACGTCGAAAGGCTGGTTGGCCGAGCCACTCCGCCCATTTACAGCGCGGAAGCCAGCCTGTATGTCCTCCGGTCCGGGGTCGCTCTTCTGGAAAAGGGAATGTCCGACTTCCTGTATTTGTCCACGACGGATTACATGCAACACCGGTTCGCGCCGGATGCACCGGAGGCGGTTGGGTTTTACGCGGACATCGACGCTGAACTCGGCAGGCTGCTGGAACTTGATGCCATCGTCGGTGTCACGGCGGACCATGGCATGAACGCCAAGCAAAAATCGGACGGGTCTCCGAACGTCATTTATCTCGAATCACTGCTGACCGAGAAGTTCGGCGCCGGCTTTCGCGTGATCTTGCCCATCACGGACCCGTACGTCGTTCACCACGGCGCGCTGGGTTCGTTTGCGGTCGTGCATCTGCCTCCGAAGGTCAGCGCCCGCCGCACGTTCAATATTCACCGCTTCCTTAACCGGCTCCCCGGCGTGACAGAAGTGTACGGGCGCAACGCCGCCGAAAAGCTGCAACTGCCCGCCGACCGGCTCGGGGACCTGGTGGTCATATCCGGCCGCGATGTGGTTCTCGGTCGCACGCCTGATCACCACCCCTTGAACGTGCTGGAGGGCGGATTGCGTTCGCATGGTGGCCGCTACGAGGAAATGGTGCCTTTCATCCTGAGCGAACGCCTCAAACCCGACTACGCCGTGCGGGCGGCCGGCGATCCGCGTAATTTTGAAATTTTTGATTTCACAGTGAACGGAACCGGGTCGTGACGCGATGAACCTGCCTTGTTACATAGCCGGCAAACCGGTTTCTTCGGGCGAACGTTGCACCATCAGGAGTCCGTATAACGGAGAAATCGTCGGCTCCGTTGCGCTGGCGGGCCGCGAACACGCCGACGCTGCCATTTCCGCGTCGCTTGCACCGCGCGCCTCGCTCTCCCGGCATGAACGCTCGACGATCCTCGACGCCGCCCACCGGCTCCTCGACGGACGCCGGGAAGAATTCGCCCGGCTCATCACCGGCGAAACCGGGCTCTGCCTGCGGGAAACGCGCTACGAAACCGGACGCGCGCTGGATGTGCTGCGGTTCGCTGCGATGGAGGCCCTGCGCGACGACGGTAGAATTTTTTCCTGCGACATTTCTCCGCAGGGCAAGGCGCGAAAGATCTTCACGGTTCGGGAACGGCTGGGCTGCGCCGTTTGCGTCACGCCGTTCAATCATCCGTTGAACACTGTGATTCACAAAGTTGCGCCCGCGATCGCCGCCGGCACGCCGGTGATTCTCAAGCCTTCGGAAAAAACACCGCTGACGGCGATCCGGCTCGCCGAACTGTTGTACGAGGCGGGGTTGCCGGGCCCGATGTTGAGCGTGCTGCTTGGCCCGACGAACGAAATTGCCGAACCCCTTGTGCAGGATCCGCGGGTGGACATTGTTTCATTCACCGGAAGCGTGGCGGTCGGCAAGCGCATCGCCGCGACGGCCGGCTACAAAAAACTTGCGCTGGAACTTGGGGGCAACGACCCGCTTATCGTGCTCGATGACGCCGACCTCGACCTTGCTGCGGCGCTCGCCGCCGAGGGCAGCTACCGGAATTCCGGCCAGCGTTGCACGGCAGTGAAACGCATTCTGGCGCACAAAAGCATCGCGCCTGAATTCACGCAGCGGCTCGTCCAAAAAACGAAAGAATACGTCTGCGG harbors:
- the phnA gene encoding phosphonoacetate hydrolase gives rise to the protein MKAPSTTPFTVNGHRYAPPPRPVVVVCLDGSADEYLDAAIARGRMPVLQRISVSGHRGLARSAMPSFTNVNNASIVTGVPPSVHGIGGNFFYDMASGQEVMMNSAKFLRCETIFPAAARAGRRVAVVTAKEKLRDIFASGLVEKGGVAFSSEKAGQAKKDMHGITDVERLVGRATPPIYSAEASLYVLRSGVALLEKGMSDFLYLSTTDYMQHRFAPDAPEAVGFYADIDAELGRLLELDAIVGVTADHGMNAKQKSDGSPNVIYLESLLTEKFGAGFRVILPITDPYVVHHGALGSFAVVHLPPKVSARRTFNIHRFLNRLPGVTEVYGRNAAEKLQLPADRLGDLVVISGRDVVLGRTPDHHPLNVLEGGLRSHGGRYEEMVPFILSERLKPDYAVRAAGDPRNFEIFDFTVNGTGS
- the phnY gene encoding phosphonoacetaldehyde dehydrogenase, whose protein sequence is MNLPCYIAGKPVSSGERCTIRSPYNGEIVGSVALAGREHADAAISASLAPRASLSRHERSTILDAAHRLLDGRREEFARLITGETGLCLRETRYETGRALDVLRFAAMEALRDDGRIFSCDISPQGKARKIFTVRERLGCAVCVTPFNHPLNTVIHKVAPAIAAGTPVILKPSEKTPLTAIRLAELLYEAGLPGPMLSVLLGPTNEIAEPLVQDPRVDIVSFTGSVAVGKRIAATAGYKKLALELGGNDPLIVLDDADLDLAAALAAEGSYRNSGQRCTAVKRILAHKSIAPEFTQRLVQKTKEYVCGDPMDEATRVGTVIDESAALHLETVLKEAVAVGAQVLTGGRRTGALLEPTVIVNVPRDCRMIVCESFGPLAPIVVVRDLDDAIEVANSTVYGLSSGIVTRSLDKAVECVKRLRCGTVNVNEVPGFRIENSPFGGIKDSGLGVKEGVIEAMKCFSFVKTFSLPW